AGCCTCGAAATGGAGCCCCGGCGTTTTAAAACCGCCCCGAAAAAGCGGCTGGGCGCTGCGGTGCACGATCTCGTGATCCGTTCCCGTGCCCCCGCACCCCGCCCATGGACCGCGTCCACCCAACAGTACTCCAGCAAGCCAGTGCCAGCGAGACTGGAGGCCGGAACGGGAGAGAGCCGAgctgccgccggccgagccgagccgagccgagcccaCGCCCTCCACCGCGATCCGGTCGCCCCCGCCCCCGACTCCGGGCACGCGAGCGGAACAGAGCCCCGGTACGGAAGGAATTGACCGGTGGGGCCCGCACCCGGCGAATCGAATCTACCCCCCCGTGGGCCCCGCGTGGGACCAGCAGCGGCCCTGGACCGGACGCGTGAACGACGGGTGGGCCATCCTGGCGGTGGGGGCGGGCACCGGCGCGGAGCAGCAGCGCAGGCACAGCACGCCGCGCGcacgggatttttttttcttcccttttccccttctctttttTCTCCTGCGCTGGCTGGCTCGTGGCTGCTTGTCACTGGACGTGGGGACCGGAGCGGACCAGATGCGGGTTGGTGGCCGGCGCGTGCAGGAGGCTGGGGCGTGgtcccgccgccgtggcctCTCCTCTGCTGCGCTCCTCCTTCTAGACCGTGCGCGGTCTCGGTGCGACTGTGTGAGAGGGCGGGCGGTGGGACCCGCGGACCGCGTGGCAAGTCACGGGGGTGAGGGAGGACGAACAGGAGATGGACGGCTGGACTTGGAACCGGACCGGAACGGGGGAATGGGACGGCGACGGACCGAGACCGAGAGGGATGTCTGTCTCGTGGGCCCGGGCGGTGAGGGGCCACACGCTGGTCGAGGGCCCATCCCGATCGTTTCCTCTTATGTGTGGGCTTCTGTGCCTTGGGCCACCTTGTTTGTGTGTGTGGTGGGCCAAGTTCATCGgttcctcttccttttttttttcccctctctctctctctctctctctctctctctctctctctcatcaaaATGCTCGTTCGATTTCTCTGCAGCCTCGCGCGCGGTAGAAACGTTTCGACACGTATCCTTAACACACAGTGCTCGACACGTTTCGGTTTATGGCTGGGTCATGCGTGCGTGTAACTTTTGAAGGAACAATGAACGGGGTCGATCTCACgtctttgtgttttttttttatcgtaaaaaaaaaaaagatgttcGACCACCATGCACAAAGCTGGTAAAGCAAAGGGAAACGAGGAGATGCTGCTGCAGTGGTCAATCAGCTGCGCCTGCAAATGTCAAACGCACGGTGGTTAATCCTACCCTCCTTTTCCTCACGACCTCACCTGAAAACGCTGACCGGCGACTGCAGACGCCAAAAGGAAGGTAACCGCAGGTGCGAAGCAACACCGTCAGATAGATGATCACCTGCAGATGAAATGAAACCTGTGGTGAAAAAGGGATAAAAGTCCAGGTCGTTCAGGATAACGATGATCGCTCTGGTAATGGTTTGCACGATCCATGACAAAACACCTCGAGTCCTTGACATTTGACAGGGATGGTGATCCTGTAGGCCGGGTTGTTCAAGTTTGCCTTTCTCAAGTCCCGGCTGCCGGCCTGGCCATTTCGTTTTCTTCTTGCCAGCGCAACAACACGAAAGCGTAGGAATCCATTTCGGTTTCTGACAACGTTAGTCGTCAGTTTCAGATTACTGCTGAAAAGCTCAACAGATTAGAAGCCAGCTGGGTCGCAGAGAGGAAGATGGGAAATCTGTGGAGACGGATCGGTAGAGATGCCGCCTGAGAGCAGGTCCAACGCGGGTGCTCCACTGATGGCTTTGTCAGGCCAGGTAGGCTCGGATGCCAGCGTGGCTAAAAATTGGGTGCCCTGCAGCCCTGTTTGCATGCGAATTGACTGGTGAGGTGAGTGGTGGGGTTAGGAAGTGAAAAATAAGATGGCGAGACTTGAGACCTCAAACAGCTAAACCTACGTGTCACGCACCTTTTTATATGAAGCCGTCGCTGTTGTATGCTTATGTTGTATGTACAGTGGCATGCTTGTACGGCAACTGTGCGAGATACATGTACATGCACATCAGGACATGCACTACTCATCGCAGCAAGGAACGTACGGCAGCTTATACATGCACGTTTTTAAAGCTAAGATTTTATCATCACTATAAAATTGTTAAACAGATTAACAGTAAATCTAATATATATCACATTTAAGATTTTAGTTTTAAATATTGTAAAAAATACTAAGTAAATAATAAAATGTAGATGCTTAGATTAGTCTAGCTTCCTCTTTAAATTtgggaggattttttttttttgtaaattttgAGTTTCCCTTACTTTTGATATTCTGGAGTTAACATGAAATGCAAAGTGTAAAAGAAATGGACAAATCCCATGTATGCCTGCTTTTACTCCATATCTGAAAAAGAATATTTGTGTGGTTTGCTGCGTTTCGGATCGGTATCCACCGTGACCAAAACTATTCGCAACGGTCTATCTCGTATTCTCATATGAAATGAATCCAAGATATTGCGAGCTCTATAGTATAGAAATAATAACAGAGCGAAACCTTGCTGCATACCTGGGCCGACACAAAATAATAACAGAGCAAAACCTTGCTGCATACCTGGGCCGACACGGATTGAGCCATCTGTTCTGACACGGCCCAGTTCATAGCATAGCAGGCCCACTGCGCGACGCAGCGGAATAACCTCGCTGCGCGTCGCTCGCTCTCTCCACTTACCTGTCGTCCCCACCTCCCTGCGTAGCCACAACGCGATACGGCGACGACCGGCGGTGAGTCGACGGCAACCGGAGACGGGCTGACGTTGAGCTCCTCTTCTTTCTGTCTCACCAGATCTCCACCTCCCGATTCCTTGTTGATTCTTTCCCCTCCCGTGAACCGTACGTGTTGGTGCTGCACCAGGTCTCGGATCTTCCCCTTCCGCCTTGCGGAtccggcccggcggcggcgagaggtgagctcatcctttccttccccttctccctcgTTTATCTCTTCCCCTCTCGCAATCTGTGTGGTGCTGCTTATGGAGCAAAAGGGGACGATGTGCATATTGCTCATCCATAAAACTATTATGGCACCTCTTTGCTGGACGTTTGTTTTGCCATTCAAAATTGTTCATATGAAGCACACAGTAAAAAAGATAACATTTTCTGAAGACGTTCGCGATGACAATATGCAGCAAGGCATGAGCGTTCTAAAAGCAAATGAACCGGTCAACAATATACTTTGTGCTAGATCCGCTGACAATTTTGTTGTTGGAATATCAAATGCTTTCGACTTAGACTCTGCATTTAATATATGTCAAACCAAACGATCTGATAACATAAAAGCTGCATACTTTGATGCATGAAGTGGTCTATCTAATGGCCAACTCTTGCTGTAGTTGAATTGCCATTAAATCCTTAGCAAAGTGGTACTTTTCTGTCTCTTTCTATAGCAAAACCTAATGCCAGTACCCAGTATGATAAGAAAGTAATGCCAATTGATCGATGCCCAACGATAATACGTTTCTCCTAAAGATTATTCTGAAAGGTAACGTGATCCTGATGACTTGTTATGAAAAAGGGGATGATGTTTGTATTGCATAGCTGTCCTTGCACCTCTGTGTCGTTGGGCATTTATTTTCTGACTCGAAATCATTAAGATAAAGGACACAGGAAAAAAGGTACCATTTTCTTTAAGCGTTTGCGATGAAAATATGCAGCAAGGCATGAATGTCTTGAAGCAAATGGATCTTTTAACTGTATCCTTCCTTCCTGCTTGACTCCCTGAgaattttatttttgcaatatCAAATGCTTGGCTTAGTTTCTGGATTTAATGTTTCAAACCAAACAATCTGATAACATAAACCTTGCTTATTTTGATACATAAAATGGTCTATCTGCTGGCCAAGTCTCGCTGTAATGGAGTTGGCATTAAATCCGTAGCAAAATGATATTTTTCTGTCTCTTTCTAGCGCAAAGTCTTGTGCCAGTATGATAAGAGTAACGATAATTGATCAATACCCAACAATAAATACGTTACTCCTAAAAATTATTCTGAAAGGTGTTTCTAAGCGAATTAATTTTTTCAAACCAACTATGGCCAAGTGTGTTTCTGAATATAATTTGCTCGGTTCGTTTGGCTACTGGAAGCCCTGCCAGTGCACCACAACAGAGTTTATGGTAACTAATGAAGGGAGAGCTAAAGGATATCAGCCATATTTAGGAACAGTTTAGATAAAATGCAGTATCTTTGGTAATGGTAAATATTCAATGTTTATTGTTGTCTGATCTGCTCGTAACTTTCTGTCAACAACAGACCTGACCTTACGAAACATAGCTGGATGGGGATCTTTAGGGATGAGATTGTTGTTGATATCAAGCATGTTTTGGGTCCCTATCCTACTGTGGTGCCATTCAGTTGCTCAAACATTGGTCTTGTATTAATCATCTGTCGAAGGCAGTTTAGTTGTTGGAAATGTTGAATGCATTCTCCTAACTGAATTTGGGATGATGGAAAATCAATGTTTACGTCGCACATAGTTGTCATTACCCCATACTTTATGTTGATTTTTTTATGCCCTCCTGCTATGCCATTAAGGAAAATAAGTGCCTATATATTGTTTCTTTGTGAGAATATGAGCGCTCATTTGTATTCTGGAATTATTTGCCATACATCTGCGCATATGTTAGCTAGTGTACATCATAAATTATTCTGATTGGCTGATTGCTATCATGAGTATGAACTAATCATGGACTTGAACTCTTCTCTCACAGCTCAAGTTTACGATGTCTGGGATGGCATCTGATGATGTAACTGCCCAAGTGAGGGTTGAAGGAGATGTTTCAGATCAGAAGGTTGAAGACGTTCAGGGCCAGAATGAAATGGATGGGATGCCCTCGCGACAAGAGGAGGCACTGTCTTTTCTTATCAccattttccttttgtttctggGTATAGTATTCGTGCACTTGTGTTGTTTCTCTTCTAACTGCTACTTATCCGTATTTGCAGGAGGCAGCAATTAAGAAAAAGTATGGAGGAATATTGCCCAGAAAGACTCCACTTATATCTAAGGTCAATAACATTGCCTTACTATACATTGTTTCTTTGCTATTTAAATTGTGTAATATTATCATATATAAAAAGGTGACTATTTGATATTGAAATACCTTTTCAGGACCATGAGCGTGCTTACTTTGATTCCGCTGATTGGGCTCTAGGAAAGGTAATAGAGAGTCCTTCCAACCCCCACTCTGATATtaagtattttaaaaaaatgtgaaatatctTCTCTTCATTTGTTCTTTCAGCAAGGTGGTGTTCCCAACAAGCCTAAAGGTCCTCTTGAAGCACTTCGACCAAAGCTTCAGGTACCAGCTTTTGCCTGACTCATAATAGTCTAGCATGTGGTGTGCGGTTGTATAATTCCCAGGCTTTTTTGATTGTGAAATAGGTGAAATCCATATAATCTATGTTATAGCATATTACTTTTACCAAAGCTGGTACGGGAGGCAGTCTAGATGCATTTAGTATATTATTCGATACCTTGTAGGCTTGACTCCACACCATAATCCTGTAGCAAGTATAGCATACAGTAATTATGCGTCCTACTTGCATTGCTATATGTGTCATGCCAATTTAATTTCTTGACTTGAATGTTTTCCCCATCTATTCTACTTTCAGCCTACTCAACAAAATGCCCGTGCCCGTCGAACTTCTTATGCATCTGCGGACAGCGATGGTACTCCTTTCTTGTACTAGCAAATCATTAGTCTTTTGATACCCGTACTTGATTCGTACCTAGGATCATTGCTTTTCCCTTGCAGAGACTCTGAACTTGTCTGCTGAGGATCTGGGCCAGCAAGGAGAACCTGTCGAGGACAAGAACAAGGAATGAGTACGCCGGTTGGCAGTGCGCCTTTTATACAGAAGATGCCATTTGCTGTCCTCATGCTTGCCTTGTGATAATAATAAGTAACGCGGATCTGTATAATAATACTGGTGAGGTTGAGATGTGCAGTCGAAATGGATGTGCGAATGTGGTGTATGTAGTATACGCGGCTACATTCAGCATTTCAGCTGTTCGGCCTTTCGGATGCCTGGAACAGCTAGGAATGAGCTtgtggtgatgatggtgagtcctGGACGTGTATGCAAAACACATGCGAATTGGATGGTTGATACTCTCTCTGAACTGGAGTCACTACTTATAATAAAGTCACCGAGGTCCTTCGTTTTAGATGTTACATATGTTGCAATGTGAGTTTGTGCGAGCGTGTGTATGAGCGTCCGTGTCGAAATCGTCCTTACAATGTCAATGCCAAAACTCCTTGGGGCTCCTACCTCGCACCTAATAAAATTGACTTGAGGCGTGAAAGTTCATCTCTAGTGTTTGGTGAAAGTTAATGGAGTAATTTGCTTGCCCACACGGGTTATCCTGTGGGCTGGGTTGTTGGGGGTTAATTAACCTCCCTTTGATTAACTTCTTCTAGTGAAAAATGCCAGCTCCTTGAAACTCTTGCCAGagtgaaggagaaggaagaaggattAATGGGTAACGTGATTGCCGTAGTGTGAGCAGGCTTTGTCAGTGCCAGATTCGGAACACCGTTTTGTTCACGGATCTGGAAATATTTCAGATCGGTTGGTACGCAGAAGCTGCTACCAACAACGCCAGCGCTAGCTGTAAACGTGACAGAAGCTGATATTTCAGATCCTATCCGGGTCCAAGTTCAGACTTTAGAGTTCAGAGAGACACGAGAACAAGTTCATTTTTCAGAAAAGACACAAGAACAAGTTTCCATCTCCAAACTCCAATCAGCGATTAATTGGACAGGAATGCAATTTCTTCTCAAGCGAGTTGATTGTTAGGTAAGATAATAATGTGGACAGATAACTCTATCCGGCTGGGTGACAAGTTCTCTCCCAAGCAGAGCTTGAACAGAAGAAAGCACTGACAGAAATCAACGATCTCGTCTGCCGGCAGGTTCAGCATTCGATTGGGTTGCATGGAAAACAATGTGATCCGTAGCCGCCGTTGACGTTAGCGTGCAGGATCGATCGGTTGGTTTCCTCTGCACATCACGTACGTGTGGTTCCTGAAGCGCCAAGAAGATCAGCGTTTGCTGCTGCAGACCGGCGTCGGCCTGCCTCTGATGATATTTCATCTGCAGCATTAACTTCTGGCATCTCCTTTTCTCAATAAGCTTGCAATGTAGGTGAGGTCTCCTGCAGACGGATGGCGAGTTCCATCCAATCAAACGATTTGGCTGCACCCAACAAGAATTCTCAGAGACACCAAGGATCCAAAGATTAAGCACGGATGGATGGATCATCAGTAGCCATCCTTGGTCAGGACTCAGGACCATGCCAAACACATGCATATTATAAGATTGGTTATAAGTTGTTTCTTTCAGGTTGCTGCTGAAGGAAAACGCCACAAATTGAAAGTCTGGCTGCTGCAGTTAGTTAAGAGGCGACTTCTGTGGAGAAGGAAGGAACGGATCGATGCAGTGACATCCATGTGAGGCAACTGTTCCTGCTACTGCAGGATGATGATGAACACTTGAAAAGGAGTTTTGGGCCAAGCCATTTTGTCGTGGGTTCGTGATTGCTGATACTGACATGCATGCGTGATGTAAGAGCTGGTTTTCATTGTCATGCTGTCAGCATTAGCTGTACAAAGATACTGGCACTCATGTCTACTGTTAAACCGCTCCTAATTGTCAGCAAGAACGGCCGGCAGCATTGCATTGCGTGGGTGTCAGCTTCAGTTTCTCCTGTTAATGAATTGACAGGCGCGTGTTCGCACTTGAGACGCAACAATGACAAGTTcgctgctccaaaactccaatCAGTTTTAACCATAGGTGACCTGAAAGGCAAATCTTTACACATGTCTCCAGGATTAGCAGATCAGAAAAACAATGTCAGAAACGAACGATCTCGCCTGCCAGCAGATTCAGCATTCGATTGACCAACCGAGGGCGTCGATCGAAAACGATGCGTATGCCAAGAAGGTCAGCGTTTGCTGCCGCGGATC
This sequence is a window from Setaria italica strain Yugu1 chromosome III, Setaria_italica_v2.0, whole genome shotgun sequence. Protein-coding genes within it:
- the LOC101781582 gene encoding uncharacterized protein LOC101781582, giving the protein MSGMASDDVTAQVRVEGDVSDQKVEDVQGQNEMDGMPSRQEEEAAIKKKYGGILPRKTPLISKDHERAYFDSADWALGKQGGVPNKPKGPLEALRPKLQPTQQNARARRTSYASADSDETLNLSAEDLGQQGEPVEDKNKE